In Deinococcus maricopensis DSM 21211, one genomic interval encodes:
- a CDS encoding DUF5682 family protein: MPDAAVQVFPIRHHGPGSARSLLGALEALQPDVVLVEGPADADALLPFLAHEALVPPVALLAYVPGEEGRSVMYPFAAFSPEFVAFRWALQRGVRAGFMDLPSSVTLAERDVPEAPQDTTENEAVPAEPSPADLLRRDPLGTMARAAGFTDFERWWEALAEAAPSGEDVFAAVRDLMRVAREDHDLPEREAQREAQMRQTIRAALKAGAQRVAVVCGAWHAPALEDLDARGRAKEDAALLKGLPKVKTSVTWVPWSHDRLTYASGYGAGVHSPGWYAHLWAGHARPVETWLTEAARMLRGRGVDISSAHVIEASRLAEALAALRGLPLAGLPELMEAARAVFTWVSDAPLQLIEQELVIGTALGVVPTDVPSVPLAQDVAAQQKTLRLKPETVVREVTLDLREDAGLARSVFLHRLNVLGVPWGERRYVGGRGTFKEAWALKWMPEFAVRLVEASRYGGTVVRAANARAAQVARAARTLPELTGLLEDVRAANLRDAARVALAQLDARGAATSDAAELLGALPPLARLARYGDVRSREEDEGALEVFRTLLTRGALNLPGAALNLADDAAQALVRVVADADAAVRLVNDEECQGVWLAALHELAGQDGAHDLLLGDATRRLRDAGTLAEGDVRARVGLALAPARSPVAVSAWLDGFLGADATLLLHDARLLNLLDTWLAGLPDEAFEGVLPPLRRVFSRLSVGDRRELGEQVRGHRRGGEVVEVHEARSALPVPFVLRLLGVNA, encoded by the coding sequence ATGCCCGACGCGGCGGTGCAGGTGTTCCCCATCCGGCACCACGGCCCCGGGTCGGCGCGCAGCCTGCTGGGCGCGCTGGAGGCGCTGCAGCCGGACGTGGTGCTGGTGGAGGGCCCCGCCGACGCGGACGCGCTGCTGCCGTTCCTGGCGCACGAGGCGCTGGTGCCGCCGGTGGCGCTGCTGGCGTACGTGCCGGGCGAGGAGGGCCGCAGCGTGATGTACCCGTTCGCGGCGTTCAGCCCGGAGTTCGTGGCGTTCCGCTGGGCGCTGCAGCGCGGGGTGCGCGCGGGCTTCATGGACCTGCCGTCGAGCGTGACGCTCGCCGAGCGGGATGTTCCGGAAGCCCCTCAGGACACCACGGAAAACGAGGCGGTGCCTGCCGAGCCCTCCCCAGCCGACCTGCTGCGCCGGGACCCGCTGGGCACCATGGCGCGCGCGGCGGGCTTCACGGACTTCGAGCGGTGGTGGGAAGCACTCGCGGAAGCCGCGCCGAGCGGCGAGGACGTGTTCGCGGCGGTGCGGGACCTGATGCGCGTGGCGCGCGAGGACCATGACCTGCCGGAACGCGAGGCGCAACGCGAAGCGCAGATGCGCCAGACGATCCGCGCGGCGCTCAAAGCGGGCGCGCAGCGCGTGGCGGTCGTGTGCGGCGCGTGGCACGCGCCCGCGCTGGAGGACCTGGACGCCCGAGGCAGGGCGAAGGAGGACGCGGCACTCCTGAAGGGCCTGCCGAAGGTGAAGACGAGCGTGACGTGGGTGCCGTGGTCGCATGACCGCCTCACGTACGCGAGCGGGTACGGCGCGGGCGTGCATTCGCCCGGGTGGTACGCGCACCTGTGGGCCGGGCACGCGCGGCCCGTGGAGACGTGGCTGACCGAGGCGGCGCGGATGCTGCGCGGGCGCGGCGTGGACATTTCGAGCGCGCACGTGATCGAGGCGTCGCGCCTGGCCGAGGCGCTCGCGGCGCTGCGCGGGCTGCCGCTCGCGGGCCTGCCGGAGCTGATGGAGGCGGCGCGCGCCGTGTTCACGTGGGTGAGTGACGCGCCCCTGCAGCTGATCGAGCAGGAACTGGTGATCGGCACGGCGCTGGGGGTCGTGCCGACCGACGTGCCGAGCGTGCCGCTCGCGCAGGACGTGGCCGCGCAGCAAAAGACCCTGCGGCTCAAGCCGGAAACGGTGGTGCGCGAGGTGACGCTCGACCTGCGCGAGGATGCCGGGCTGGCGCGGAGTGTGTTCCTGCACCGCCTGAACGTGCTGGGCGTGCCGTGGGGTGAGCGGCGGTACGTGGGCGGGCGCGGCACGTTCAAGGAGGCGTGGGCGCTGAAGTGGATGCCGGAGTTCGCGGTGCGCCTGGTGGAGGCCTCGCGGTACGGCGGGACGGTCGTGCGCGCCGCAAATGCGCGCGCGGCGCAGGTGGCGCGGGCGGCGCGGACCCTCCCTGAACTTACGGGCCTGCTGGAGGACGTGCGCGCCGCGAACCTGCGGGACGCGGCGCGCGTGGCGCTCGCGCAGCTGGACGCGCGCGGGGCGGCCACGTCGGACGCGGCGGAACTGCTGGGCGCGCTGCCGCCGCTCGCGCGGCTCGCGCGGTACGGGGACGTGCGCTCCCGCGAGGAGGACGAGGGCGCACTGGAGGTGTTCCGCACGCTGCTCACGCGCGGCGCGCTGAACCTGCCGGGCGCGGCGCTGAACCTCGCGGACGACGCGGCGCAGGCGCTCGTGCGGGTCGTGGCGGACGCGGACGCGGCGGTGCGGCTCGTGAACGACGAGGAGTGCCAGGGCGTGTGGCTCGCGGCGCTGCACGAGCTGGCCGGGCAGGACGGCGCGCATGACCTGCTGCTGGGCGACGCGACCCGCCGCCTGCGCGATGCGGGCACGCTCGCGGAGGGCGACGTGCGCGCGCGCGTGGGGCTGGCGCTGGCGCCCGCGCGTTCGCCCGTGGCGGTGAGCGCGTGGCTGGACGGGTTTCTCGGTGCGGACGCGACGCTGCTGCTGCACGACGCGCGCCTGCTGAACCTGCTGGACACCTGGCTGGCGGGCCTGCCGGACGAGGCGTTCGAGGGGGTGCTGCCGCCGCTGCGGCGGGTGTTCTCGCGCCTCAGCGTCGGGGACCGCCGGGAACTCGGGGAGCAGGTGCGCGGGCACCGGCGCGGCGGTGAGGTCGTGGAGGTCCACGAGGCGCGGTCGGCGCTGCCCGTGCCGTTCGTGCTCAGGCTGCTGGGGGTGAATGCATGA
- a CDS encoding SWIM zinc finger family protein, whose product MVELTPDSILTLAPDASSAKNARGLATPTKWPTLHATDHALWGECQGSGKHPYLTAVDLRDAGGASKCSCPSRKFPCKHALALMLLRATHPGHFGTTTPPDAIQTWLTGRSERAEKKTEKATRAAEHASAPAANQRRAARDAKVTAGLDGLALFLRDLIEGGLAAAQHRPYSDWDTQAARLIDAQAPGAARLVRHTPALLSHPDALLMHLGRLHLLCRAWANLTTLTPEEAQEVRSAVGYPFDAAEILAQPPITTDWHVLGQLVIAEDHLTVRRTWLHDATTNRDALLLDFAPQGRPLPPGLMAHTTVHASVHFPATAHPQRALLGETGAPRPLDVRLPERHLDDVLDRHAAQLARNPWLERSAHHVTRVRFAPGAPWHLVDARGQALPLGGTDHDLFRLHALGGGQALTCFGEWDGAIFTPLSLLEVHHD is encoded by the coding sequence TTGGTCGAACTCACACCCGACAGCATCCTGACCCTCGCCCCCGACGCCAGCAGCGCCAAAAACGCCCGCGGCCTCGCCACCCCCACCAAATGGCCCACCCTGCACGCCACCGACCACGCCCTGTGGGGCGAATGCCAGGGCAGCGGCAAACACCCCTACCTCACCGCCGTGGACCTCCGCGACGCGGGCGGCGCCAGCAAATGCTCCTGCCCCAGCCGCAAGTTCCCCTGCAAACACGCCCTCGCCCTCATGCTCCTGCGCGCCACCCACCCCGGGCACTTCGGCACCACCACCCCCCCCGACGCCATCCAGACCTGGCTCACCGGCCGCAGCGAACGCGCCGAGAAGAAAACCGAAAAGGCCACCCGGGCCGCCGAGCACGCCAGCGCCCCCGCCGCCAATCAACGCCGCGCCGCCCGCGACGCCAAAGTCACCGCCGGCCTCGACGGCCTCGCCCTCTTCCTGCGCGACCTGATCGAAGGCGGCCTCGCCGCCGCGCAACACCGCCCCTACAGCGACTGGGACACCCAGGCCGCGCGCCTCATCGACGCGCAGGCCCCCGGCGCCGCCCGCCTCGTCCGCCACACGCCCGCCCTGCTCAGCCACCCGGACGCGCTGCTCATGCACCTGGGCCGCCTGCACCTGCTGTGCCGCGCCTGGGCAAACCTGACCACCCTCACGCCCGAAGAGGCGCAGGAGGTCCGCAGCGCTGTCGGCTACCCGTTCGACGCCGCCGAAATCCTCGCGCAGCCCCCCATCACCACCGACTGGCACGTGCTCGGGCAGCTCGTCATCGCCGAGGATCACCTCACGGTCCGGCGCACCTGGCTGCACGACGCCACCACCAACCGCGACGCGCTGCTGCTGGACTTCGCGCCGCAGGGCCGCCCCCTCCCGCCCGGCCTGATGGCCCACACCACCGTGCACGCCAGCGTGCACTTCCCCGCCACCGCCCACCCGCAACGCGCCCTCCTTGGCGAAACGGGCGCCCCGCGTCCCCTCGACGTCCGCCTTCCCGAACGCCACCTGGACGACGTGCTCGACCGGCACGCCGCGCAACTCGCCCGCAACCCCTGGCTGGAACGCAGCGCGCACCACGTCACCCGCGTGCGCTTCGCGCCCGGCGCGCCCTGGCACCTCGTGGACGCGCGCGGGCAGGCGCTCCCCCTGGGCGGCACGGACCACGACCTGTTCCGCCTGCACGCCCTCGGCGGCGGGCAGGCCCTCACCTGCTTCGGCGAGTGGGACGGCGCGATCTTCACGCCCCTCAGCCTGCTGGAGGTCCACCATGACTGA
- the ada gene encoding bifunctional DNA-binding transcriptional regulator/O6-methylguanine-DNA methyltransferase Ada: protein MTRALLDEDRWQAVVQREAAQDGLFLYAVRTTGIYCRPSCPSRRPRRENVTFFEAADAAERAGFRPCRRCTPNEVHVRQAVVLQVQQLLDTAEPTPTLAQLAEAVGVSAFHLQRVFKAAVGVSPKQYAMARRAERLKRRLSEGASVTVALYDAGHASPRTLYDRATDQLGMSPGAYRAGGAGERIAFTVAESAQGPMLVAATARGLVAVRFGEADALERELRGEYPNAALERSAEAVGAYVEALQAHLAGVQRALPLASDAPGTAFQHRVWAALRDIPYGETRSYAQVAAMIGAPAAVRAVARACATNPLALVVPCHRVVRSGGALSGYRWGVERKRALLERERAEVVGQVGAAP from the coding sequence ATGACGAGAGCGTTGCTGGACGAAGACCGATGGCAGGCTGTAGTGCAGCGTGAGGCCGCGCAGGATGGGCTGTTCCTGTACGCCGTGCGCACCACCGGCATCTATTGCCGTCCTTCCTGCCCGTCGCGTCGGCCGCGCCGGGAGAACGTGACGTTCTTCGAGGCGGCGGACGCCGCTGAGCGGGCCGGGTTCCGGCCGTGCCGACGCTGCACGCCCAATGAGGTGCACGTCCGGCAGGCCGTGGTGCTGCAGGTGCAGCAGCTGCTCGACACGGCTGAGCCCACGCCGACGCTCGCGCAGCTCGCGGAGGCGGTGGGGGTGAGTGCGTTTCATCTGCAGCGGGTGTTCAAGGCGGCCGTGGGGGTCAGTCCGAAGCAGTACGCGATGGCGCGGCGGGCGGAGCGGTTGAAGCGTCGGCTGAGTGAGGGTGCGAGCGTCACGGTGGCGCTGTATGACGCCGGGCACGCGTCGCCGCGCACGCTGTACGACCGCGCGACCGATCAGCTGGGCATGTCGCCGGGCGCGTACCGCGCGGGCGGGGCGGGGGAGCGCATTGCCTTCACGGTGGCGGAGAGCGCGCAGGGGCCGATGCTGGTGGCCGCGACGGCGCGGGGGCTGGTGGCGGTGCGGTTCGGGGAGGCGGACGCGCTGGAGCGGGAGCTGCGCGGGGAGTACCCGAACGCGGCGCTGGAGCGCTCCGCCGAGGCGGTGGGCGCGTATGTGGAGGCCCTGCAGGCGCATCTGGCGGGCGTGCAGCGGGCGTTGCCGCTGGCGAGTGACGCACCGGGCACGGCGTTTCAGCATCGGGTGTGGGCGGCGCTGCGCGACATTCCGTACGGGGAGACGCGGTCGTACGCGCAGGTCGCGGCGATGATCGGGGCGCCGGCGGCGGTGCGGGCGGTGGCGCGGGCATGCGCGACGAATCCGCTGGCGCTGGTGGTGCCGTGTCACCGGGTGGTGCGGAGTGGTGGGGCGCTCAGCGGTTACCGCTGGGGTGTGGAGCGGAAGCGGGCGTTGCTGGAGCGTGAGCGGGCGGAGGTGGTGGGGCAGGTGGGCGCGGCGCCCTGA
- a CDS encoding DUF4383 domain-containing protein, protein MVRTFALIIGIIYLLVGIMGFIPSLVSAPTGPDLVVHANHGRLLGLFPVNLTHNLVHLAIGVWALAASRSFSGSVGFARGLTVLYGLLAIMGLIPGLNTMFGLAPLHGNDVWLHAGPAAVAAYFGWVAARRDAPADTGTHRHV, encoded by the coding sequence ATGGTACGGACGTTTGCGCTCATCATCGGCATCATCTACCTCCTCGTGGGGATCATGGGATTCATTCCCAGCCTCGTGTCCGCGCCCACCGGCCCGGACCTCGTCGTGCACGCCAACCACGGGCGCCTGCTCGGCCTGTTCCCGGTGAACCTCACGCACAACCTCGTGCACCTCGCCATTGGCGTGTGGGCGCTCGCCGCGTCCCGCTCGTTCAGCGGGTCCGTGGGCTTCGCGCGGGGCCTCACCGTGCTGTACGGCCTTCTGGCGATCATGGGCCTGATCCCCGGCCTGAACACCATGTTCGGCCTCGCTCCGCTGCACGGCAACGACGTGTGGCTGCACGCCGGCCCCGCCGCCGTCGCCGCGTACTTCGGCTGGGTGGCGGCCCGGCGTGACGCCCCCGCCGACACCGGCACGCACCGTCACGTCTGA
- a CDS encoding secondary thiamine-phosphate synthase enzyme YjbQ, translating into MWHQTTLTLPPRPRGFHLITRDVQVALPELRQVRTGLLHVWIQHTSASLTVNENASPDVRRDFERYFNHAVPDGWRAFEHTLEGDDDMPAHIKASLLGPSVTLPVRHGALALGTWQGLYLCEHRDHGGPRTLILTLHGERT; encoded by the coding sequence ATGTGGCATCAGACGACCCTCACCCTCCCGCCCCGCCCGCGCGGCTTTCACCTCATCACCCGCGACGTCCAGGTGGCGCTGCCCGAACTGCGGCAGGTCCGCACCGGCCTGCTGCACGTGTGGATTCAGCACACCAGCGCCAGCCTCACCGTCAACGAGAACGCCAGCCCGGACGTGCGCCGCGACTTCGAGCGGTACTTCAACCACGCCGTGCCCGACGGTTGGCGCGCCTTCGAGCACACCCTTGAAGGGGACGACGACATGCCCGCCCACATCAAAGCCAGCCTGCTCGGCCCCTCCGTCACACTGCCCGTCCGGCACGGCGCGCTGGCGCTCGGAACCTGGCAGGGCCTCTACCTGTGCGAGCACCGCGACCACGGCGGCCCCCGCACCCTCATCCTGACCCTGCACGGCGAACGGACCTGA
- a CDS encoding ATP-binding protein yields the protein MTPTPNVLRQHAEHAYAHELTALAQHDTHPRPPKWNLSPRAVVTYLMGGTLGDGTVITPKYVGDQRLMEVAVATLATDRALLLIGVPGTAKSWVSEHLAAAISGDSTLLVQGTAGTSEEAIRYGWNYARLLADGPSEAALVESPVMHAMREGKIARLEELTRVPSDVQDTLITVLSEKTLPVPELRTEVQATRGFNMIATANNRDKGVNELSSALKRRFNTVVLPTPATLDEEVSIVTQRVQQLGRALGLPDVPPAHEQVRRVITVFRELRGGATLDGKTTLKSPSGTLSTAEAISVMNQSLTLAAHFGDGTPTAHDLAASLTGAVIKDPAQDPVIWREYLETAMKKRAGWGDFYSACREVG from the coding sequence ATGACCCCCACCCCGAACGTCCTCCGCCAGCACGCCGAACACGCCTACGCCCACGAACTCACCGCGCTCGCGCAGCACGACACGCACCCGCGCCCGCCGAAATGGAACCTCAGCCCCCGCGCCGTCGTGACGTACCTGATGGGCGGCACCCTCGGGGACGGCACCGTCATCACGCCCAAATACGTCGGCGACCAGCGCCTCATGGAAGTGGCCGTCGCCACGCTCGCCACGGACCGCGCGCTGCTGCTGATCGGCGTGCCCGGCACCGCGAAAAGCTGGGTGAGCGAACACCTCGCCGCCGCCATCAGCGGCGACAGCACCCTGCTCGTGCAGGGCACCGCCGGCACCAGCGAAGAAGCCATCCGTTACGGCTGGAACTACGCGCGCCTCCTCGCAGACGGCCCCAGCGAGGCGGCCCTCGTGGAAAGCCCGGTCATGCACGCCATGCGCGAAGGCAAGATCGCGCGCCTCGAAGAACTCACGCGCGTACCGAGCGACGTGCAGGACACCCTCATCACCGTCCTCAGCGAGAAGACCCTCCCCGTGCCGGAACTGCGCACCGAGGTGCAGGCGACGCGCGGCTTCAACATGATCGCCACCGCCAACAACCGCGACAAGGGCGTGAACGAACTGTCCAGCGCCCTGAAGCGCCGCTTCAACACCGTCGTCCTGCCCACCCCCGCCACGCTCGACGAGGAGGTCAGCATCGTCACGCAGCGGGTGCAGCAGCTCGGGCGCGCGCTCGGCCTGCCGGACGTGCCCCCCGCGCACGAGCAGGTGCGGCGCGTCATCACCGTGTTCCGCGAGTTGCGCGGCGGCGCCACCCTCGACGGCAAAACCACCCTGAAATCCCCGAGCGGCACGCTGAGCACCGCCGAAGCGATCAGCGTCATGAACCAGAGCCTCACGCTCGCCGCGCACTTCGGCGACGGCACCCCCACCGCGCACGACCTCGCCGCGAGCCTCACGGGCGCCGTCATCAAGGACCCCGCGCAGGACCCCGTCATCTGGCGTGAGTACCTGGAAACCGCCATGAAGAAACGCGCCGGCTGGGGCGACTTCTACAGCGCCTGCCGCGAGGTAGGCTGA
- a CDS encoding VIT family protein has protein sequence MTSPSPTSTPAQAFILQKIQPALLGLMDGSVSTLAPLFATAGLTGKPLDAFYVGLAASVGAGISMGLAEALSDDGVLSGRGHPTARGVITGFATIVGGMLHTLPFLLADLRAALTLAYAVVVVELLVIAFIRYRYMRSPLAQTITQVIVGGAVVFGVGVWLGRLGAA, from the coding sequence ATGACTTCGCCCTCGCCGACGTCCACGCCCGCTCAGGCCTTCATTCTGCAGAAGATCCAGCCCGCCCTGCTCGGCCTGATGGATGGCAGCGTCAGCACCCTCGCGCCGCTGTTCGCCACCGCCGGCCTCACGGGCAAGCCCCTCGACGCGTTCTACGTGGGCCTCGCGGCGAGCGTCGGGGCGGGCATCAGCATGGGCCTCGCCGAAGCCCTTAGTGACGACGGCGTCCTGTCCGGGCGCGGGCATCCCACAGCGCGCGGCGTCATCACGGGCTTCGCGACCATCGTGGGCGGGATGCTGCACACCCTGCCGTTCCTGCTCGCCGACCTGCGCGCCGCCCTGACGCTCGCGTACGCGGTTGTGGTCGTGGAGTTGCTCGTCATCGCGTTCATCCGCTACCGCTACATGCGCAGCCCCCTGGCGCAGACGATCACGCAGGTGATTGTGGGCGGCGCGGTGGTGTTCGGCGTGGGCGTGTGGCTCGGGCGTCTCGGCGCGGCCTGA
- a CDS encoding DUF5691 domain-containing protein, which produces MTDAWTALRQAAALGTARAPLPPRTPNEPALPARNDAALALLDRAAVLGAARLAGRTTRPAPQEPTAPAPPEPTPPVSDRAAALLGTVLAQRPMLLAWLGACTAAGQHLPARWLPDVLDLTASDPDVRRAVRPVLGARGTWLARQNPQWRFALPAALPDEDTWTNATPAVREELFRAAREADPDAARTFLAARFPQERGEMQERLLRVLLGTLDDADATLEATLDAARAGRNKNAQALAAQLLRRLPGTAYQARMEARLRALVRLPPEATGLAKLNPLRDTKPTLNDYVPDADAHRDDLPAGPLKAHDALRALLPLMHPQAVLNVLGPDAALAVRRAVQLNALKALEEAHANAPGGDLAQALTKTRRHQAADDLIAHLPPADLEAHVLAWLEGTPNWHDGHHSGLHHLPAPWNARVSAAAVAALARTAPRDAPSPQQRPDYSFRWRWASAVGDAAVNASVHTPLPDLPDLPDNVTDDARQQWNDLTHTLLLRREILAAFDLKEPA; this is translated from the coding sequence ATGACTGACGCCTGGACAGCCCTGCGGCAGGCCGCGGCGCTCGGCACCGCCCGCGCCCCCCTCCCCCCACGCACCCCGAACGAACCCGCGCTGCCCGCACGGAACGACGCGGCCCTCGCCCTGCTGGACCGCGCCGCCGTCCTCGGCGCCGCGCGTCTCGCCGGACGCACCACCCGCCCCGCCCCGCAGGAGCCCACCGCCCCTGCCCCGCCCGAACCCACCCCGCCCGTCAGCGACCGCGCCGCCGCGCTGCTCGGCACCGTGCTCGCGCAGCGCCCCATGCTGCTCGCGTGGCTGGGCGCCTGCACTGCCGCCGGACAGCACCTCCCCGCCCGCTGGCTGCCGGACGTGCTGGACCTCACCGCCAGCGACCCGGACGTCCGCCGCGCCGTGCGGCCCGTCCTGGGCGCGCGCGGCACCTGGCTCGCCCGGCAGAACCCGCAGTGGCGCTTCGCGCTGCCCGCCGCCCTCCCCGACGAGGACACCTGGACGAACGCGACGCCCGCCGTACGTGAGGAACTGTTCCGCGCCGCCCGCGAAGCCGACCCGGACGCCGCCCGCACGTTCCTCGCCGCGCGCTTCCCGCAGGAACGCGGCGAAATGCAGGAACGGCTGCTGCGCGTCCTGCTGGGCACCCTCGACGACGCCGACGCCACCCTCGAAGCCACGCTGGACGCCGCCCGCGCCGGCCGCAACAAGAACGCGCAGGCGCTCGCCGCGCAGCTCCTCCGGCGCCTGCCCGGCACCGCCTACCAGGCGCGCATGGAAGCCCGCCTGCGCGCCCTCGTGCGCCTCCCCCCCGAAGCGACAGGCCTCGCGAAACTCAACCCGCTGCGCGACACCAAACCCACCCTGAACGACTACGTGCCCGACGCGGACGCGCACCGCGACGACCTGCCCGCCGGCCCCCTCAAGGCGCACGACGCCCTGCGCGCCCTGCTGCCCCTGATGCACCCGCAGGCGGTCCTGAACGTCCTCGGGCCGGACGCGGCGCTCGCCGTGCGGCGCGCCGTGCAGCTCAACGCCCTGAAGGCCCTCGAAGAAGCGCACGCGAACGCTCCCGGCGGCGACCTCGCGCAGGCCCTCACCAAAACCCGCCGCCACCAGGCCGCCGATGACCTCATCGCGCACCTGCCGCCCGCGGACCTCGAAGCGCACGTCCTCGCGTGGCTGGAAGGCACCCCCAACTGGCACGACGGGCACCACAGCGGCCTGCACCACCTGCCCGCCCCGTGGAACGCCCGCGTGAGTGCCGCCGCCGTCGCCGCCCTCGCCCGCACCGCCCCGCGCGACGCGCCATCCCCCCAGCAACGCCCCGACTACAGCTTCCGCTGGCGCTGGGCGTCCGCCGTGGGGGACGCCGCCGTGAACGCCAGCGTCCACACCCCCCTGCCGGACCTGCCGGACCTGCCGGACAACGTCACCGACGACGCCCGCCAGCAGTGGAACGACCTCACCCACACCCTGCTTCTCCGCCGCGAGATTCTGGCGGCATTCGACCTCAAGGAGCCCGCATGA